A genomic segment from Actinoplanes sichuanensis encodes:
- a CDS encoding phosphatase PAP2 family protein, giving the protein MLVCLGSTASGTLAPAAVGAPGDLLALIACMAAALLIATPITLPARWKISIHSLVAAGTAVTFTVVFGWALLFTWPLAAAVGWSRVHLRDHTTAQVLAGALVGACATGLLYPALR; this is encoded by the coding sequence ATGCTCGTCTGCCTCGGTTCGACCGCGTCCGGCACTCTCGCGCCGGCCGCGGTCGGTGCGCCCGGTGACCTGCTGGCCCTGATCGCCTGCATGGCCGCCGCCCTGCTGATCGCCACCCCGATCACCCTGCCGGCCCGCTGGAAGATCTCCATCCACTCCCTGGTCGCGGCCGGAACCGCGGTGACCTTCACCGTCGTCTTCGGCTGGGCGCTGCTGTTCACCTGGCCACTGGCCGCCGCCGTCGGCTGGTCCCGCGTGCATCTGCGCGACCACACCACCGCCCAGGTCCTGGCCGGGGCCCTGGTCGGAGCCTGCGCCACCGGGCTGCTGTACCCAGCCCTCCGCTGA